A genomic region of Oncorhynchus mykiss isolate Arlee chromosome 16, USDA_OmykA_1.1, whole genome shotgun sequence contains the following coding sequences:
- the LOC110492021 gene encoding probable Bax inhibitor 1, with protein MNIFHHSIRFHALFKFSQISHSTQLHLKNVYSSLAVCMFVAAAGSYVHVVTRLFQGGLLSLLCSLGMMVWLSMTPHNSETEKNRLAILAGFAFFTGVGLGPAMDFVININPSVIVTAFLGTSIIFICFTLSALYAKRRSYLYLGGTLMSGLSILFLVSVLNMFFGSAILFKAHMYMGLVIMCGFVLFDTQLIIEKAENGDKDYVWHCVDLFLDFVAIFRKLMILLAMNEKDKKKEKK; from the exons ATGAACATATTTCACCACAGCATCAGATTTCATGCTCTCTTCAAGTTCTCCCAAAT TTCCCACTCTACCCAGTTACACCTGAAGAATGTCTACTCCAGCTTGGCAGTGTGCATGTTCGTGGCTGCAGCAGGCTCCTATGTCCATGTTGTCACACGGCTCTTTCAG GGTGGTTTGCTGTCACTTCTGTGTTCCCTGGGCATGATGGTTTGGTTGTCCATGACGCCACACAACTCGGAGACAGAGAAGAATAGACTGGCTATCCTTGCAGGGTTTGCTTTCTTCACAG GTGTTGGTCTTGGACCGGCAATGGATTTTGTCATTAACATTAACCCAAG CGTCATTGTGACAGCCTTCCTCGGAACCTCCATCATCTTCATCTGCTTCACTCTCAGTGCTCTGTACGCCAAGCGTAGGAGCTACCTCTACCTGGGAG GGACTCTGATGTCTGGATTGTCCATCTTGTTCCTTGTGTCTGTGTTGAACATGTTCTTTGGATCAGCAATACTCTTCAAG GCTCACATGTACATGGGGCTGGTCATTATGTGTGGCTTTGTTCTGTTCGACACTCAGCTCATCATTGAGAAAGCCGAGAACGGAGACAAGGACTACGTCTG GCATTGCGTGGACCTGTTCCTCGACTTTGTGGCCATTTTCAGAAAACTCATGATTCTTCTTGCCATGAATGAGAAG GACAAGAAGAAAGAAAAGAAGTAG